The DNA sequence GGTTACTGCACCGTCGCCACCGTTACCGGTTCTGTCCTACATCGCGTCGGGCGGGCCAGGAGCCGTCGTTGCGCTCACGCCCCGTTAGGAACTGCGATGTGCCAACGATAGTTCCCTGTTTCTCTATATGCAATCTTTTTTGCTCCCTTATCTACTTTTTGTTCCGTTCGGCAAATTCGGTTGCCCAATCGGATACCTTTACTGCTATGCGACCAATGCCGCTCGAGCCTTCCGAACGTAAGGTCCCGCTGGGGCCCCGGCTTCGCGCTGCGCGTCAAGCACGCGGGATGACCATCGAGGAGTTGGCGAGAACAACCGATCTGACCAAGGGCTTTCTCTCCCGTGTAGAGCGGGACATGACTTCACCGAGCGTTTCAAGCCTGGTGAGCATCTGCGATGTCCTCTCCATACAGATCGGCACCCTCTTTGAGCAGCCGGACGTGCAACTGGTGCGGGACGGCGACGGTCCGAAGGTCAATCTCGGGGGCGTGGATACCGTGGAGCGGCTGGTTTCGCCTCGCGGTGAGGGCAGACTTCAAGTCATTCGTTCGACCATCAACCCCGAAGGCAACGGGGGCAACGATCTCTATGCGGTCGCAGCCGACGTCGACGTTCTCCATGTGCTTGCCGGGCAGGTTCAGGTTCAGTTTTCCGACAACGTCTGGGATTTGGGCCCAGGGGACACGCTGACGTTCAGCGGACACGAACCGCATAACTGGCGGGTGTTGGGCGATGAGGTCGCCGAGGTGATCTGGGTTCTGGTCCCAGCGCTCTGGTCGAGCTGAGATCCCTGACCGCCGAGACTTGGTGGTGCTCGGCAGCTCTCCCACGAGTCGCGCCCACGTCGTCGTGAGAGAGCCGCCGAGGTCTAGTGGGCTCCGACTCCTTGCGGTGCCGTCCGTGAAGCGACGTACTCGTCAACGAGTTCACGGAGGCGAATACCGTCGAAGATGTCACGGTGCCCTGGGTACACGGTGGTGACCGGCAGGGCAGCAAGCCGTCGGAGGCTGGCGATGTACTGGGTGACGTCCGACTCGGGCAGATCGTCAAGTAGAACGTCGTCATAGAGGACATCCCCGCTGAAGAGCTCCCCACTTTCCTCGTCGAAGAGCCCGAT is a window from the Leifsonia shinshuensis genome containing:
- a CDS encoding helix-turn-helix domain-containing protein, yielding MRPMPLEPSERKVPLGPRLRAARQARGMTIEELARTTDLTKGFLSRVERDMTSPSVSSLVSICDVLSIQIGTLFEQPDVQLVRDGDGPKVNLGGVDTVERLVSPRGEGRLQVIRSTINPEGNGGNDLYAVAADVDVLHVLAGQVQVQFSDNVWDLGPGDTLTFSGHEPHNWRVLGDEVAEVIWVLVPALWSS